A genomic region of Planococcus kocurii contains the following coding sequences:
- a CDS encoding glycerophosphodiester phosphodiesterase — translation MGKKTTIGLAAVAVGAAAWAGSKALANPNQRPAKEVLNYEQPIVLAHRGGAKLAPENTMAAFNRSAELGVHGFEIDIRMTNDEEILVFHDEFIDRTTDGAGRVADMSLEQLKAFDLGYHFIDLDGQHSYRGKNEKVVLLRELIEQFPQLYINIDIKDAPETYEGSLVPSKLWRLIDSLGAQDRVAVTSFYDEQIDRFNLYAQNRVAIGAGENEVRKAFTSFNSQFGHLYQPRADVFQIPLKSSLFRLDSSRFIAFLENLNIPVHYWVIDEPDTMRALIHAGAKGIITDRPDLAVAAISETAE, via the coding sequence GGAGCCGCAGCTTGGGCAGGCTCAAAGGCTTTAGCTAATCCAAATCAACGTCCTGCTAAAGAAGTACTAAATTACGAACAGCCGATTGTGCTGGCACATCGTGGCGGTGCCAAACTGGCACCTGAAAACACGATGGCTGCCTTTAATCGCTCAGCCGAACTTGGCGTCCACGGCTTTGAAATTGATATTCGCATGACAAATGATGAAGAAATCCTCGTTTTTCATGATGAATTTATTGACCGGACAACAGACGGAGCCGGTAGAGTTGCCGATATGTCACTCGAGCAATTAAAAGCTTTTGATCTTGGGTATCATTTTATCGATTTAGACGGACAACATTCCTACCGTGGCAAAAATGAAAAAGTGGTCTTGTTGCGCGAATTGATTGAACAATTTCCGCAGCTATATATCAATATCGATATTAAGGATGCACCAGAAACTTATGAGGGCAGTTTAGTGCCTTCAAAACTGTGGCGACTGATTGATTCGCTTGGAGCCCAAGATCGCGTGGCTGTTACTTCTTTCTACGATGAACAAATCGATCGTTTTAATTTGTATGCTCAAAATCGTGTAGCAATAGGTGCCGGAGAAAATGAAGTCCGGAAAGCGTTTACGTCTTTTAATAGTCAATTCGGGCATTTGTATCAGCCACGAGCAGATGTTTTTCAGATTCCTCTAAAGTCTTCTCTGTTCCGGTTAGATTCTTCTCGCTTTATCGCATTTCTAGAGAATTTGAATATTCCGGTACATTATTGGGTTATCGATGAACCAGACACGATGCGTGCATTAATTCATGCAGGTGCAAAAGGCATCATAACGGATCGCCCTGATCTTGCTGTCGCTGCTATTTCAGAAACTGCAGAATAA
- a CDS encoding YlbF family regulator, translated as MIMTYEWAEITDFADELSQMILQSEQADLYREAYDSVYNDKNLANEIHAFARLKEQYEEVQRFGKYHPEYSRVMKQIRVDKRRLDLNEKVANLRLMENELQDLMDQVSFIIGRSVSEAVKIPSSNPFFSSDSSCGSSCGTGGGCSCSA; from the coding sequence ATGATTATGACCTATGAATGGGCTGAAATAACTGACTTTGCAGATGAGTTGAGCCAAATGATTCTACAATCAGAGCAAGCCGATCTTTACCGAGAAGCTTATGACTCTGTCTATAACGATAAAAATCTGGCAAATGAAATCCATGCCTTTGCTAGGTTAAAAGAACAATATGAAGAAGTTCAACGCTTTGGCAAATATCATCCAGAATACTCGCGTGTGATGAAGCAAATCCGGGTGGATAAGCGTCGCTTAGATTTAAATGAAAAAGTAGCCAATCTGCGTTTAATGGAGAACGAGCTTCAGGATCTAATGGATCAAGTAAGCTTTATCATCGGCCGATCAGTATCAGAGGCAGTGAAAATCCCGTCCTCTAATCCGTTTTTCTCTTCAGACTCTTCCTGTGGAAGCAGCTGTGGCACTGGTGGCGGTTGTTCGTGTTCGGCATAA